CGAGATCCAGCGCCTCGGCGGGCTGATCCGGGCGGTGGCGGATGCCGGGATCGGTGTTCTCCTCGTCGAGCACCACGCCGACCTGATCTTCGCGATCTGCGACGAGGTCACGGTGCTCAATCTCGGCCGGGTGCTCGCCGCCGGCACGCCGGCGGAGATCCGCAGCCACAGGGAGGTGGTCAGTGCCTATCTCGGCGCATGATCCCGGGACGTCGCCGCTCCTGCGCGTCGAGGGGCTGGAGGCGGGCTACGGCAAGATCCGGGTGCTGCACGGCGTCGATCTCACGGTCGCGGCCGGCGAGGTGGTGACCTTGCTCGGGCCCAACGGCGCCGGCAAGTCGACGCTGCTGCGCGCGCTCTCCGGCCTCCTGCCGGTCCAGGCCGGCAGCGTCCGGCTCGGGGACGCGCTGCTCTCGGGCGCCGGCCCCCGGACCGCCGTGCGGGCCGGGCTCTCGCACGTGATCGAGGGCCACCGCGTCTTCACCGGGCAGACCGTGCGCGAGAACCTGCTGCTCGCGGCCTACGACCTGCCCCGGGCCGAGCGCGAGGCGCGGATCACGGAAGCCCTGTCCCACTTCCCCGAGATCGCCGCGAAGAGCCACGACAAGGGCGCCTCGTTGTCGGGCGGCCAGCAGCAGATGCTGGCGGTGGCCCAAGGCCTGGTGCAGCGCCCGCGCCTCCTGATGCTCGACGAGCCCTCCGCCGGCCTCTCGCCGGTCCTGGTCGACCGGGTGCTGGAGGTGGTGGCGCGCCTGCGCCGGCAGGGCACGGCGGTGCTGCTCGTCGAGCAGCTGGTCGAGAAGGCGCGGGCGGTGTCGGACCGGGTCTACGCCCTGGCGCAGGGCCGGATCGTGCTGGAGGCCGAGGCCGGCGCGCCCGACCTGCCCGAGCGGCTGGAGCGGGCGTATTTCGGGAGCGCGGGGGTGGCGCACGCGTGAGGGTCGGGGACAGGAAGATCACCGGTCTTTCCTCGGTTACTGCACAGCAGGCCTATCGGAGAAAAGAAGAGGCACGGGTCATCTCCTCTCCCCGTGGACGGGGAGAGGGCCGGGCCCCCGTCCAGGGGGCACGGCGAGCCCGAAGGGCGAGGGTGAGGGGGCGGTTCCGAAGGAGCCACACCCGGCACTTCCCCCTCACCCTCGCTCCGGCTGCGCCTCCGCTTGCTGCGCTCCCTGAACGGGAGCACAGCCCTCTCCCCGCCCGCGGGGAGAGGAGAGAACCCGCGCCTCGCCGGGCGACGTCCGAGGGTGCTCCAGGTGAAGGCGCCCGCCGGCCGGCTCGGGCATGCCGGCGCGATGGACCGGACCCATTCCGAACCCGGCGGCCCGCGCCT
The sequence above is drawn from the Methylobacterium terrae genome and encodes:
- a CDS encoding ABC transporter ATP-binding protein encodes the protein MPISAHDPGTSPLLRVEGLEAGYGKIRVLHGVDLTVAAGEVVTLLGPNGAGKSTLLRALSGLLPVQAGSVRLGDALLSGAGPRTAVRAGLSHVIEGHRVFTGQTVRENLLLAAYDLPRAEREARITEALSHFPEIAAKSHDKGASLSGGQQQMLAVAQGLVQRPRLLMLDEPSAGLSPVLVDRVLEVVARLRRQGTAVLLVEQLVEKARAVSDRVYALAQGRIVLEAEAGAPDLPERLERAYFGSAGVAHA